Proteins encoded together in one Paracidovorax wautersii window:
- the lnt gene encoding apolipoprotein N-acyltransferase codes for MRAAPSLAGRAPALGVAGAAAWPLALVAGLAQAASIAWPWNGQPLWWLQLLSLALLVRLALAAPSARRAAALGWVFSTAWLSGTFWWLFISMHTYGGLAAPLAVAAVLGLAAFLGSYYAVALGCFRALAPANRALAAIIFAGLWLLAELARGVWWTGFPWGAGGYAHVDGPLAVLARWVGVYGIGCVAAVLAATAAQWRASDLRRPRTGVAAALAVLAWTGLAADRHCAVELCHTPMARPAPLSLALLQGNIPQDEKFQPGSGVPVALQWYAEQLKAAGAALVVAPETAIPLMPEQLPPAYLQDIAARYAQNGQAALVGIPLGNRDLGYTNSVIGLAPGQPAAYRYDKHHLVPFGEFIPPFFRWFTEMMNIPLGDFNRGALGQPAFDWRGQRIAPNICYEDLFGEEIGAHFADAARAPTVLVNFSNIGWFGDSVAIDQHLAISRMRALEFERPMVRATNTGATAVIDHRGVVTHRLPSHTRAVLLAEVEGRGGDVTPFAWWVSRFALWPLWALGGAIAVLAVLLRRRR; via the coding sequence ATGCGCGCCGCACCCTCTCTGGCGGGCCGGGCGCCCGCACTCGGCGTGGCCGGCGCAGCCGCCTGGCCCCTGGCCCTGGTCGCCGGGCTGGCGCAGGCCGCCTCCATCGCCTGGCCCTGGAACGGGCAGCCCCTGTGGTGGCTGCAACTGCTGTCGCTGGCGTTGCTGGTGCGCCTGGCGCTGGCCGCTCCCAGTGCGCGCCGGGCAGCGGCGCTGGGCTGGGTGTTCTCCACGGCCTGGCTCTCCGGCACGTTCTGGTGGCTGTTCATTTCGATGCACACCTATGGCGGGCTGGCGGCGCCGCTGGCCGTGGCGGCGGTGCTGGGGCTGGCCGCCTTTCTGGGCAGTTACTATGCCGTGGCATTGGGGTGTTTCAGGGCTCTAGCGCCCGCCAATCGGGCGCTGGCAGCTATCATTTTTGCGGGATTGTGGTTGCTGGCCGAACTGGCGCGCGGCGTGTGGTGGACGGGCTTCCCGTGGGGCGCCGGCGGCTATGCGCATGTCGACGGGCCCCTGGCCGTGCTGGCCCGCTGGGTAGGCGTGTACGGCATCGGCTGCGTGGCTGCCGTGCTGGCCGCCACCGCTGCCCAGTGGCGCGCCAGCGACCTGCGCCGTCCGCGCACGGGCGTGGCCGCCGCGCTGGCCGTGCTGGCGTGGACCGGCCTGGCGGCCGACCGCCACTGTGCGGTGGAGCTGTGCCATACGCCCATGGCGCGGCCCGCGCCGCTGTCCCTGGCGCTGCTTCAGGGCAACATCCCGCAGGACGAGAAGTTCCAGCCCGGCAGCGGCGTCCCCGTGGCGCTGCAGTGGTATGCGGAGCAACTGAAGGCGGCAGGGGCCGCGCTGGTGGTGGCGCCGGAGACGGCCATTCCGCTGATGCCGGAGCAGTTGCCGCCCGCGTACCTGCAGGACATCGCCGCCCGCTACGCCCAGAACGGGCAGGCCGCGCTGGTGGGCATTCCGCTGGGCAACCGCGACCTGGGCTACACCAACTCGGTGATCGGCCTGGCGCCCGGGCAGCCGGCGGCCTATCGCTACGACAAGCACCATCTCGTGCCGTTCGGCGAATTCATTCCGCCGTTCTTCCGCTGGTTCACGGAGATGATGAACATTCCGCTGGGCGACTTCAACCGCGGCGCGCTCGGCCAGCCGGCGTTCGACTGGCGGGGCCAGCGCATCGCGCCCAACATCTGCTACGAGGATCTGTTCGGGGAAGAGATCGGCGCGCACTTCGCCGATGCGGCCCGGGCGCCCACCGTGCTGGTCAACTTCAGCAACATCGGCTGGTTCGGCGACAGCGTGGCGATCGACCAGCACCTGGCCATCAGCCGCATGCGCGCGCTGGAGTTCGAGCGCCCCATGGTGCGCGCCACCAACACCGGTGCCACGGCCGTCATCGACCACCGGGGTGTGGTCACCCACCGCCTGCCGTCCCACACGCGCGCCGTGTTGCTGGCCGAGGTGGAGGGCCGGGGCGGCGACGTCACGCCGTTCGCCTGGTGGGTGTCGCGCTTTGCGCTGTGGCCGCTGTGGGCGCTGGGCGGTGCGATCGCCGTGCTGGCGGTGCTGCTGCGCCGCCGCCGCTAG
- a CDS encoding alpha/beta fold hydrolase, with protein sequence MTNAGWQRWMVFTNLALAAAWLAWQWPASPWRAVGGLVAALLLFRALMGLQFVLMARANRHDPVPRPRVAQVVRAWWAETRWATVVFGWWQPFRAAAIPDWLPARADPAAPGPRGVVLLHGFLCNRGFWTPWLPLLRARGHAYVAVTLEPPFGSIDDYAPAIDAAVRRVAEATGRPPVVIGHSMGGLAARAWLRTCQADDRVHRVVTLGTPHRGTWAGRFSRAVNGQQMALDGDWIGALSGSEPPGRSARFVCWYSNCDNIVFPAQVATLPGADNRFVEGVAHVQMAFHPPVVQACLDEILREEDRRRAT encoded by the coding sequence TTGACGAATGCAGGCTGGCAGCGCTGGATGGTGTTCACGAACCTGGCCCTTGCGGCGGCCTGGCTGGCCTGGCAATGGCCGGCCTCCCCGTGGCGGGCCGTGGGCGGGCTGGTGGCGGCGCTGCTGCTGTTCCGCGCCCTGATGGGCCTGCAGTTCGTGCTGATGGCGCGCGCCAACCGGCACGACCCGGTGCCACGCCCCCGTGTAGCGCAGGTGGTGCGCGCCTGGTGGGCCGAGACGCGCTGGGCGACGGTGGTGTTCGGCTGGTGGCAGCCGTTCCGCGCCGCAGCGATCCCCGACTGGCTGCCTGCGCGCGCTGACCCCGCCGCACCCGGCCCGCGCGGCGTGGTGCTGCTGCACGGCTTTCTGTGCAACCGCGGCTTCTGGACGCCCTGGCTGCCGCTGCTGCGCGCCCGCGGCCATGCCTACGTGGCGGTCACGCTGGAGCCGCCCTTCGGCTCGATCGACGACTACGCACCGGCCATCGATGCGGCCGTGCGCCGCGTGGCCGAGGCCACGGGCCGCCCGCCCGTCGTCATCGGCCACAGCATGGGCGGCCTGGCCGCCCGGGCATGGCTGCGCACCTGCCAGGCCGACGACCGCGTGCACCGCGTCGTCACCCTGGGCACGCCGCACCGCGGCACCTGGGCTGGGCGTTTCAGCCGCGCGGTCAACGGCCAGCAGATGGCGCTGGACGGTGACTGGATTGGCGCGCTGAGCGGCAGCGAGCCGCCCGGGCGCAGCGCGCGCTTCGTCTGCTGGTACTCCAACTGCGACAACATCGTCTTCCCGGCGCAGGTGGCCACGCTGCCGGGCGCCGACAACCGCTTCGTCGAGGGCGTGGCCCATGTGCAGATGGCCTTCCACCCACCCGTGGTGCAGGCCTGCCTGGACGAGATCCTGCGCGAAGAGGATAGGCGGCGTGCGACCTAA
- a CDS encoding sulfite reductase flavoprotein subunit alpha, whose amino-acid sequence MLSFKNLWFQLHWFIGITAGTVLIVIGLSGAAYAFQDEILDFINPGTAAVPVRNQPALALPQLVEALRAQGEGRTIQRITVSAEPGAAVPVTLFPAAGERRGPPLMLDPYTGARLPERRGAEFFDWALRLHRWLLLPRDDGKQITGTLAAGLLVLSLSGLYLRWPRRPLSLRNWFTFDTRLQGRSFLWGLHSVIGTWALVAYVVFSLTGLYWAFDAVRGPVDRLAGVPPRSAAPATPAADRTAAGQIPSPGAAAGDIAPVWTAFAARAAGWQSVQFRLPERASQAVQVFWRDAAAPHENARHRMNLLADGTVRLDERFGDLPAGRRALAAIYPLHLGSYFGLPGRIFMALASLAMPLFAITGWMLYLDRRRKARAVRRERAALAAEGVTGTAQDGVPQGAGEDTVLVAFASQAGRAERLAVRTVAALRAAGLPATLAPVAQLDAEGLRHHRRVLFIASTFGEGEPPDAARRFARALGTAAGAALPGLHYGLLALGDRQYAAFCGFGHALDHQLRRLGAQPLFPLIELDGEDAGAWAAWQSALAGHLGAPALAATLAGGAPGPAAAAVPFTPWTLAARQHCNAGSQGAPLFWLQLTPPPGSAALAAAAWQPGALVEVLPQQAAATVDALLQRHGHAGDEPVRWNGQALALRDALARSIAPLLGSVPDGAPAQALADALQPLAPRSYSVASLPREGHVGLLVRQVRHDAGLGLASGWLTAHAPLGTPVALRLVENMAFAPAPGHAPAVFIGNGSGYAGLRGHLLARIQAGQHRNWLLFGERQQAHDAFCTREAARWLAAGQLERADFVYSRDQAERRYVQDALREQGDLLRAWVAEGATLYVCGSLAGMAAGVDAALAELLGADALDDLIAEGRYRRDVY is encoded by the coding sequence ATGCTGTCCTTCAAGAATCTCTGGTTCCAGCTGCACTGGTTCATCGGCATCACGGCCGGCACGGTGCTGATCGTCATCGGCCTGTCCGGTGCGGCCTATGCCTTTCAGGACGAGATCCTGGACTTCATCAACCCCGGCACCGCCGCCGTGCCGGTGCGCAACCAGCCCGCCCTGGCGCTGCCGCAGCTGGTCGAGGCCCTGCGCGCGCAGGGCGAGGGGCGCACCATCCAGCGCATCACCGTGTCGGCCGAGCCCGGCGCGGCCGTGCCGGTGACCCTGTTCCCCGCCGCCGGCGAGCGCCGGGGGCCGCCGCTGATGCTGGACCCGTACACCGGCGCGCGCCTGCCCGAGCGGCGCGGGGCGGAGTTCTTCGATTGGGCGCTGCGCCTGCACCGCTGGCTGCTGCTGCCGCGCGACGATGGCAAACAGATCACCGGCACCCTGGCCGCGGGGCTGCTCGTGCTGTCGTTGTCGGGCCTGTACCTGCGCTGGCCGCGCCGGCCGCTGTCGCTGCGTAACTGGTTCACGTTCGACACGCGCCTGCAGGGGCGTTCCTTCCTGTGGGGGCTGCATTCGGTCATCGGCACCTGGGCCCTGGTGGCCTATGTGGTGTTCTCGCTCACCGGCCTGTACTGGGCCTTCGATGCCGTGCGCGGCCCGGTGGACCGGCTGGCCGGGGTGCCGCCGCGCAGCGCGGCGCCCGCCACGCCGGCCGCCGACCGAACGGCGGCCGGGCAAATCCCATCGCCGGGCGCCGCGGCGGGTGACATCGCCCCGGTGTGGACGGCCTTCGCCGCCCGCGCCGCCGGCTGGCAGTCGGTCCAGTTCCGCCTGCCCGAGCGCGCCAGCCAGGCCGTGCAGGTCTTCTGGCGGGACGCCGCCGCCCCGCACGAGAACGCCCGCCACCGCATGAACCTGCTGGCGGACGGCACCGTGCGCCTGGACGAGCGCTTCGGCGACCTGCCCGCCGGCCGCCGCGCGCTGGCTGCCATCTACCCGCTGCACCTGGGCTCGTACTTCGGTTTGCCGGGCCGCATCTTCATGGCACTGGCCTCGCTGGCCATGCCGCTCTTCGCCATTACCGGCTGGATGCTGTACCTGGACCGCCGCCGCAAGGCCCGCGCCGTGCGCCGGGAGCGCGCCGCCCTGGCGGCCGAAGGCGTCACCGGCACCGCGCAGGATGGCGTCCCGCAAGGAGCGGGCGAGGACACCGTGCTGGTCGCCTTCGCCAGCCAGGCCGGCAGGGCCGAGCGCCTGGCGGTGCGCACCGTGGCGGCGCTGCGCGCTGCGGGGCTGCCCGCCACGCTGGCCCCGGTGGCGCAGCTGGATGCCGAAGGCCTGCGCCACCACCGGCGGGTGCTGTTCATCGCCAGCACCTTCGGCGAAGGCGAGCCGCCGGACGCCGCGCGCCGCTTCGCCCGCGCGCTGGGCACGGCGGCCGGCGCCGCCTTGCCCGGGCTGCATTACGGCCTGCTGGCCTTGGGCGACCGGCAGTACGCCGCGTTCTGCGGCTTCGGCCATGCGCTGGACCACCAGCTGCGCCGCCTGGGCGCGCAGCCGCTGTTTCCGCTGATCGAGCTGGACGGCGAAGACGCCGGCGCCTGGGCCGCCTGGCAGTCTGCGCTGGCCGGTCACCTGGGCGCGCCTGCGCTGGCGGCCACGCTAGCCGGCGGCGCACCCGGGCCGGCCGCCGCTGCCGTGCCCTTCACCCCCTGGACACTGGCCGCGCGCCAGCACTGCAATGCCGGCAGCCAGGGCGCGCCGCTGTTCTGGCTGCAGCTCACGCCGCCGCCCGGCAGCGCTGCGCTGGCGGCCGCCGCCTGGCAGCCCGGCGCCCTGGTCGAGGTGCTGCCGCAGCAGGCCGCGGCCACGGTCGATGCGCTGCTGCAGCGCCACGGTCACGCGGGCGATGAACCCGTGCGCTGGAACGGGCAGGCGCTGGCCCTGCGTGACGCGCTGGCCCGCAGCATCGCGCCCCTGCTCGGCAGCGTGCCCGACGGCGCCCCGGCCCAGGCCCTGGCCGACGCGCTGCAGCCGCTGGCGCCACGCAGCTACTCCGTCGCTTCGCTGCCCAGAGAGGGGCATGTGGGCCTGCTGGTGCGCCAGGTGCGCCACGACGCGGGGCTGGGCCTGGCCTCGGGCTGGCTCACGGCGCACGCGCCCCTGGGCACGCCCGTCGCGCTGCGGCTGGTGGAGAACATGGCTTTCGCACCGGCGCCGGGCCACGCGCCGGCGGTCTTCATCGGCAACGGCTCGGGCTATGCGGGCCTACGCGGCCACCTGCTGGCGCGCATCCAGGCCGGGCAGCACCGCAACTGGCTGCTGTTCGGTGAGCGCCAGCAGGCCCACGACGCCTTCTGCACCCGTGAGGCCGCGCGCTGGCTGGCGGCCGGCCAGCTGGAGCGGGCGGACTTCGTCTACTCGCGCGACCAGGCCGAGCGCCGCTACGTGCAGGACGCGCTGCGCGAGCAGGGCGACCTGCTGCGCGCCTGGGTGGCGGAGGGCGCCACGCTCTATGTGTGCGGCAGCCTGGCCGGCATGGCGGCGGGAGTGGATGCGGCCCTGGCCGAGCTGCTGGGCGCCGACGCGCTCGACGACCTGATCGCCGAAGGCCGCTACCGGCGCGATGTGTATTGA
- the hppD gene encoding 4-hydroxyphenylpyruvate dioxygenase has translation MNAALPQTALQDTAAWENPMGTDGFEFIEYAAPDPVAMGKVFEGMGFRPVARHRHKNVTLYRQGEINFIINAEPDSFAQRFARLHGPSVCAIAFRVHDAKAAYERALGLGAWGYAGQAGPGELNIPAIKGIGDSLIYLVDRWRGKNGAKPGDIGNIGFFDVDFEPLPGVSAEEALHPKGHGLTYIDHLTHNVHRGRMAEWAGFYERLFNFREIKYFDIEGQVTGVKSKAMTSPCGKIRIPINEEGKEKAGQIQEYLDMYNGEGIQHIAMGSDDLYATVDALRASGVRLLDTIDTYYELVDKRIPGHGEPLAELHRRKILVDGKKDAILLQIFSENQLGPIFFEFIQRKGDDGFGNGNFKALFESIELDQMRRGVL, from the coding sequence ATGAACGCAGCCCTGCCCCAGACCGCCCTTCAGGACACCGCCGCATGGGAGAACCCCATGGGAACCGACGGGTTCGAATTCATCGAATACGCTGCGCCGGACCCGGTCGCCATGGGCAAGGTCTTCGAAGGCATGGGGTTCAGGCCCGTGGCGCGCCACCGCCACAAGAACGTCACCCTGTACCGCCAGGGCGAGATCAACTTCATCATCAACGCCGAGCCCGACAGCTTCGCGCAGCGCTTTGCCCGCCTGCATGGCCCGAGCGTCTGCGCCATCGCCTTCCGCGTGCACGACGCCAAGGCCGCGTACGAGCGCGCCCTGGGCCTGGGTGCCTGGGGCTATGCCGGCCAGGCTGGCCCGGGCGAACTGAACATTCCCGCCATCAAGGGCATCGGCGACAGCCTGATCTACCTGGTGGACCGCTGGCGCGGCAAGAACGGCGCCAAGCCGGGCGACATCGGCAACATCGGCTTCTTCGACGTCGACTTCGAGCCGCTGCCGGGCGTGAGCGCCGAGGAGGCCCTGCACCCCAAGGGCCACGGCCTGACCTACATCGATCACCTGACGCACAACGTGCACCGCGGCCGCATGGCCGAATGGGCGGGCTTCTACGAGCGGCTGTTCAACTTCCGCGAGATCAAGTACTTCGACATCGAAGGCCAGGTCACGGGCGTCAAGAGCAAGGCTATGACCAGCCCCTGCGGCAAGATCCGCATCCCGATCAACGAGGAAGGCAAGGAGAAGGCCGGCCAGATCCAGGAGTACCTGGACATGTACAACGGCGAGGGCATCCAGCATATCGCCATGGGCTCGGACGACCTCTACGCCACGGTGGACGCCTTGCGCGCCTCGGGCGTGCGCCTGCTGGACACCATCGACACGTACTACGAACTGGTGGACAAGCGCATTCCCGGCCACGGCGAACCCCTGGCCGAACTGCACCGGCGCAAGATCCTGGTCGACGGCAAGAAGGACGCCATCCTGCTGCAGATCTTCAGCGAGAACCAGCTGGGCCCGATCTTCTTCGAGTTCATCCAGCGCAAGGGCGACGACGGCTTCGGCAACGGCAACTTCAAGGCCCTGTTCGAGAGCATCGAGCTGGACCAGATGCGCCGCGGCGTTTTGTAA
- a CDS encoding Lrp/AsnC family transcriptional regulator, with protein MSGSTPSALDKLDRAILRRLQDNGRETYDVIGEQVGLSPSAVLRRAKRLEETGVIDRYVALVQPEAVGLGLTAYLNVRLEKHTESHKRNPMDLFRASVQTWPEVVECAALTGEMDYLLRVVVADMAHYSRFIMDTLLKHPSVQDCKTSFVLDRVKATTAVPV; from the coding sequence ATGAGCGGATCCACTCCCAGCGCACTCGACAAACTCGACCGGGCCATCCTGCGGCGCCTGCAGGACAACGGCCGCGAAACCTACGACGTCATCGGCGAGCAGGTCGGGCTGTCGCCCAGCGCCGTGCTGCGGCGCGCCAAGCGGCTCGAAGAGACTGGCGTCATCGACCGCTACGTGGCCCTGGTGCAGCCCGAGGCCGTGGGCCTGGGGCTGACCGCCTACCTGAACGTGCGCCTGGAAAAGCACACCGAGAGCCACAAGCGCAACCCCATGGACCTGTTCCGCGCCAGCGTGCAGACCTGGCCCGAGGTGGTAGAGTGCGCGGCCCTGACGGGCGAAATGGACTACCTGTTGCGCGTGGTGGTGGCCGACATGGCGCACTACAGCCGCTTCATCATGGACACCTTGCTCAAGCACCCCAGCGTGCAGGATTGCAAGACCAGCTTCGTGCTCGACCGCGTCAAGGCCACCACGGCCGTGCCGGTATGA
- a CDS encoding transporter associated domain-containing protein, producing the protein MSDPHPGRPSDKEDKRTFLQRLIEFIHPGPDSTAELIATLAEAETNEVINADARVMLERVLRMAEMTASDVMVAATRMDLLDIDAPFDQMLHQVIDTAHSRFPVYQGERENIIGILLAKDLLKLQRAPELNIRALLRPVLFVPESKGLNDLLREFRSARSHMAVVIDEFGRVAGLVTIEDVLEEIVGEIEDEFDIPEDEGDIFGLADRTYRVSGDTPVERVAEAFGVTIAGSDPEETFDTIGGLIAHELGRLPRKGEQVVLGGLQFVVLHTKGGAVRWFKVSPAVADETGPQA; encoded by the coding sequence GTGTCCGATCCCCATCCGGGACGCCCTTCCGACAAGGAAGACAAGCGCACCTTCCTGCAGCGGCTCATCGAGTTCATCCATCCGGGCCCGGACTCGACCGCAGAGCTGATCGCCACGCTGGCGGAGGCTGAAACCAACGAAGTCATCAATGCCGACGCGCGGGTCATGCTCGAGCGCGTGCTGCGCATGGCCGAGATGACGGCCAGCGACGTCATGGTGGCCGCCACGCGCATGGACCTGCTGGACATCGACGCGCCGTTCGACCAGATGCTGCACCAGGTCATCGACACCGCGCATTCGCGCTTCCCGGTCTATCAGGGCGAGCGCGAGAACATCATCGGCATCCTGCTGGCCAAGGACCTGCTCAAGCTGCAGCGCGCGCCCGAGCTGAACATCCGTGCGCTGCTGCGTCCGGTGCTGTTCGTGCCCGAGAGCAAGGGGCTGAACGACCTGCTGCGCGAGTTCCGCAGCGCGCGCAGCCACATGGCCGTGGTGATCGACGAGTTCGGCCGCGTGGCCGGCCTGGTGACCATCGAGGACGTGCTGGAAGAGATCGTCGGCGAGATCGAGGACGAGTTCGACATCCCCGAGGACGAAGGCGACATCTTCGGCCTGGCCGACCGCACCTACCGCGTGAGCGGCGACACGCCCGTGGAGCGCGTGGCCGAGGCTTTTGGCGTGACCATCGCCGGCAGCGATCCGGAAGAGACCTTCGACACCATCGGCGGGCTCATCGCCCACGAACTGGGCCGCCTGCCGCGCAAGGGCGAGCAGGTGGTGCTGGGCGGGCTGCAGTTCGTGGTGCTGCACACCAAGGGCGGCGCGGTGCGCTGGTTCAAGGTGTCGCCCGCGGTGGCGGACGAGACCGGGCCGCAGGCCTGA
- a CDS encoding tripartite tricarboxylate transporter substrate-binding protein has protein sequence MLRGSYWMAGWILCLALGAQAQTPSPPLTIVVPYPAGGPLDKSAHILATAAQGKLGAIKVDNKPGAGGNVGADLVAKAPAGGNLLLMGAVATHAVNPWLYKSFPYDPIKDFTPIALVARTPNVLVMSADQAKALNIHTTADLVKYLKAHPDQLKYGSGGNGSIGHIAGEMFKSLTNTRMPHTPFQGAGPALKALQEGGVSVVFDNLASSLPLIQSGKLKALGVTSLSNDGALPGVPSINSEVPGFNVSTWFGLFAPASLPADAAQKYAAAFSAAMGSPTVKDQFKKMGLDPEELTLGGFGAFVKSEHGKYGFLIKAAKIKID, from the coding sequence ATGTTGCGTGGCAGTTACTGGATGGCGGGGTGGATTCTGTGCTTGGCGCTCGGGGCGCAGGCCCAGACGCCTTCTCCGCCCCTGACCATCGTGGTGCCCTACCCTGCGGGCGGGCCGCTGGACAAGTCCGCGCACATCCTGGCCACGGCCGCGCAGGGCAAGCTCGGGGCCATCAAGGTCGACAACAAGCCGGGCGCCGGCGGCAACGTGGGCGCCGACCTGGTGGCCAAGGCCCCGGCCGGCGGCAACCTGCTGCTGATGGGCGCGGTGGCCACCCATGCGGTCAACCCCTGGCTGTACAAGAGCTTCCCGTACGACCCGATCAAGGACTTCACGCCCATCGCGCTGGTGGCCCGCACGCCCAACGTGCTGGTCATGAGCGCGGACCAGGCCAAGGCGCTGAACATCCACACCACGGCGGACCTGGTGAAATATCTCAAGGCCCATCCGGACCAGCTCAAGTACGGCTCGGGCGGCAACGGCAGCATCGGCCACATCGCCGGCGAGATGTTCAAGTCGCTCACCAACACGCGCATGCCGCACACGCCCTTCCAGGGCGCAGGCCCGGCGCTGAAGGCGCTTCAGGAAGGCGGCGTGAGCGTGGTGTTCGACAACCTGGCCTCGTCGCTACCGCTGATCCAGTCGGGCAAGCTCAAGGCGCTGGGCGTGACCTCGCTCAGCAACGATGGTGCGCTGCCCGGCGTGCCCAGCATCAACAGCGAGGTGCCCGGCTTCAATGTGTCGACCTGGTTCGGGCTGTTCGCCCCGGCTTCGCTGCCGGCCGATGCGGCGCAGAAGTACGCTGCCGCGTTCTCGGCGGCCATGGGCTCGCCCACGGTCAAGGATCAGTTCAAGAAGATGGGGTTGGACCCCGAAGAACTCACGCTGGGCGGCTTTGGCGCCTTCGTGAAGTCGGAGCACGGCAAATACGGCTTCCTGATCAAGGCAGCCAAGATCAAGATCGACTGA
- the phhA gene encoding phenylalanine 4-monooxygenase: protein MGQPPVVYGQSSRPPRGDYARASADYTCAQDYAAYTEADHDTYRRLYERQTALLPGLASDAFIQALPSLGARDRIPRFDEINERLLRATGWEIVGVPGLIPEVPFFSLLANRKFPVTDWIRKPEEFDYIVEPDIFHDLFGHVPLLFNPVFADYVQRYGQGGLKAHALGACEMLSRLYWYTIEFGLIRQDDGLRAYGAGILSSSGELEYAVRSPEPQRLPLQLERTMRTRYKIDTYQQTYFVIDSFKQLFDMTAPDFAPVYERLQRLPEFAADAREAVAA, encoded by the coding sequence ATGGGCCAGCCCCCCGTCGTCTACGGACAATCCAGCCGCCCACCGCGCGGCGACTACGCGCGCGCCAGCGCCGACTACACCTGCGCGCAGGACTACGCCGCCTACACCGAGGCCGACCACGACACCTACCGCCGCCTGTACGAGCGCCAGACGGCACTGCTGCCCGGGCTGGCCAGCGATGCGTTCATCCAGGCCCTGCCCTCGCTGGGCGCGCGCGACCGCATTCCGCGCTTCGACGAGATCAACGAGCGCCTGCTGCGAGCCACCGGCTGGGAGATCGTGGGCGTGCCCGGGCTGATTCCCGAGGTGCCCTTCTTCTCGCTGCTGGCGAACCGCAAGTTCCCGGTGACGGACTGGATCCGCAAGCCCGAGGAGTTCGACTACATCGTCGAGCCCGACATCTTCCACGACCTCTTCGGCCACGTGCCGCTGCTGTTCAACCCGGTGTTCGCCGACTACGTGCAGCGCTACGGCCAGGGCGGTCTGAAGGCGCATGCACTGGGCGCCTGCGAAATGCTGAGCCGCCTGTACTGGTACACCATCGAGTTCGGCCTGATCCGCCAGGACGACGGCCTGCGGGCGTACGGCGCCGGCATCCTCAGCTCTTCGGGCGAGCTGGAGTACGCGGTGCGCAGCCCCGAGCCCCAGCGCCTGCCGCTGCAGCTCGAGCGCACCATGCGCACGCGCTACAAGATCGACACCTACCAGCAGACCTATTTCGTGATCGACAGCTTCAAGCAGCTGTTCGACATGACCGCGCCCGACTTCGCGCCGGTGTATGAGCGGCTGCAGCGCCTGCCGGAATTTGCGGCCGACGCGCGCGAGGCGGTCGCCGCCTGA
- a CDS encoding GNAT family N-acetyltransferase yields MLPTKDWLRASWDAGRDLLRPSGAGPHRSTRTPVMVPIRSLGPQHRARIVAHLMRLEPGDRYLRFGYTASDEQVARYVEQIDFARDEVYGIFNRRLEIVAMAHLAFATGPGPQGSAEFGVSVLRHLRGRRFGARLFERAVMHARTAGVSTLFIHALSENTAMLKIARNAGATVRRDGSEAEAYLQLPPASLDTRMAEIVVQHFGEVDYQLKKQARQLWSLLAGVQEVRRGVQDGRHRSAE; encoded by the coding sequence ATGCTTCCAACCAAAGATTGGCTTCGCGCTTCCTGGGATGCCGGGCGCGACCTGCTGCGCCCCTCGGGCGCCGGCCCGCACCGGTCCACCCGGACCCCGGTCATGGTGCCCATCCGGTCTTTGGGTCCCCAGCACCGCGCGCGCATCGTCGCCCATCTGATGCGGCTGGAGCCGGGCGACCGCTACCTGCGCTTCGGCTACACCGCCAGCGACGAGCAGGTTGCCCGCTACGTCGAGCAGATCGACTTCGCGCGCGACGAGGTCTACGGCATCTTCAACCGACGTCTGGAAATCGTCGCCATGGCGCACCTGGCCTTTGCCACCGGCCCGGGCCCGCAGGGCAGCGCCGAGTTCGGCGTGTCGGTGCTGCGCCATCTGCGCGGCCGGCGCTTCGGGGCGCGGCTGTTCGAGCGCGCCGTCATGCACGCCCGCACCGCTGGCGTCAGCACGCTGTTCATCCACGCGCTGTCCGAGAACACGGCCATGCTGAAGATCGCGCGCAATGCCGGAGCCACCGTGCGCCGCGACGGCTCGGAGGCCGAGGCCTACCTGCAGCTGCCGCCCGCCAGCCTGGACACGCGCATGGCCGAGATCGTGGTGCAGCACTTCGGCGAAGTGGACTACCAGCTCAAGAAGCAGGCGCGCCAGCTCTGGAGCCTGCTGGCCGGCGTGCAGGAAGTGCGCCGCGGCGTCCAGGACGGGCGGCACCGCTCCGCCGAGTAG